The following are from one region of the Arcobacter defluvii genome:
- the rplJ gene encoding 50S ribosomal protein L10 yields MTRQEKSKIINFLTEEFKSSLAVVVCDYKGLTHKELESLRKEARANNTKVQVAKNTLVTVAVKNAELGDVELSGTNIFLWSEDQISACKVADKFASTNKEKFAIKSGIIEGKIADFATVNAFAKLPSREELLGMLASVWMGPVRNFTIGLDALRRKKEEEAA; encoded by the coding sequence ATGACTAGACAAGAAAAATCAAAAATTATTAATTTTTTAACAGAAGAGTTTAAATCTTCTTTAGCGGTTGTTGTTTGTGATTACAAAGGACTAACTCACAAAGAATTAGAATCTTTAAGAAAAGAAGCAAGAGCAAATAATACAAAAGTTCAAGTTGCTAAAAATACTTTAGTTACTGTTGCTGTTAAAAATGCAGAGCTTGGTGATGTTGAATTAAGTGGTACAAATATTTTCTTATGGTCTGAAGATCAAATTTCAGCTTGTAAAGTAGCTGATAAATTTGCATCTACTAACAAAGAAAAATTTGCTATTAAATCAGGTATCATTGAAGGTAAAATTGCTGACTTTGCTACTGTTAATGCATTTGCTAAATTACCATCTAGAGAAGAACTTCTTGGTATGCTTGCATCTGTATGGATGGGGCCAGTTAGAAACTTTACTATTGGTCTTGATGCACTTAGAAGAAAAAAAGAAGAAGAGGCAGCTTAA
- the rplK gene encoding 50S ribosomal protein L11: MAKKIQGLLKLQIPAGAANPSPPVGPALGQRGVNIMEFCKAFNEKTKDKAGYRIPVVITVYTDKSFTFEVKQPPMTDLIKKISGVKTGSSNPLKNKVGKLSKEQIMEIVDLKIKDLNTDDREVAAKIVAGSARSIGIETEL, translated from the coding sequence ATGGCTAAAAAAATTCAAGGGCTACTAAAATTACAGATACCTGCGGGTGCTGCAAATCCATCACCACCTGTTGGACCAGCTTTAGGTCAAAGAGGTGTTAATATTATGGAATTTTGTAAAGCTTTTAATGAAAAAACAAAAGATAAAGCAGGATATAGAATTCCTGTAGTTATCACTGTTTATACAGATAAAAGTTTTACATTCGAAGTAAAACAACCACCAATGACAGATTTAATTAAAAAAATCTCAGGTGTTAAAACAGGTTCAAGTAATCCACTTAAAAATAAAGTTGGAAAACTTTCAAAAGAACAAATTATGGAAATAGTTGATTTAAAAATCAAAGATTTAAATACAGATGATAGAGAAGTTGCTGCAAAAATTGTTGCGGGTTCTGCTAGATCAATTGGTATTGAAACAGAATTATAA
- the nusG gene encoding transcription termination/antitermination protein NusG encodes MAHKWYAIQTYSGSELSVKKALIKLAEEMADDRIAEVLVPTEDLIEIKKGKKSIVERPLYPAYAFAKIDLDTGLWHRIQSMPKVGRFIGESKKPTALSEKDINLILEKVKNRAAAKPKVSFDEGEMVRINEGPFANFNGLVEDFDMVSGLLKLNVSIFGRNTPVEISYTQVERVI; translated from the coding sequence ATGGCACATAAATGGTATGCAATACAAACTTATTCTGGTAGTGAATTATCTGTAAAAAAAGCTTTAATTAAATTAGCAGAAGAAATGGCAGATGATAGAATAGCAGAAGTTTTAGTTCCAACTGAAGATTTAATTGAAATAAAAAAAGGTAAAAAATCTATTGTAGAAAGACCATTATATCCTGCGTATGCGTTTGCGAAAATTGATTTAGATACAGGTTTATGGCATAGAATTCAATCAATGCCAAAAGTTGGAAGATTTATTGGTGAATCGAAAAAACCAACTGCACTTTCAGAAAAAGATATAAATCTAATTTTAGAAAAAGTTAAAAATAGAGCAGCAGCTAAGCCAAAAGTTTCATTTGATGAAGGTGAAATGGTAAGAATTAATGAAGGTCCTTTTGCTAATTTTAATGGCTTAGTTGAAGATTTTGATATGGTTTCTGGATTGTTGAAACTAAATGTGTCAATTTTTGGAAGAAATACACCTGTTGAAATATCTTATACTCAAGTTGAAAGAGTAATTTGA
- the secE gene encoding preprotein translocase subunit SecE: MNRLRNYYASAKSELLKVIFPIKEQIRSAYLSVFIVVTVITLFLALIDGIMSLSLSSIIN, translated from the coding sequence GTGAATAGATTAAGAAATTATTATGCTAGCGCAAAATCTGAATTACTAAAAGTAATTTTTCCTATAAAAGAACAAATTAGATCAGCATATTTATCTGTTTTTATAGTTGTTACTGTAATTACACTATTTTTAGCTCTTATTGATGGAATAATGTCATTAAGTTTATCTTCGATAATCAATTAA
- the tuf gene encoding elongation factor Tu, producing the protein MAKEKFSRNKPHVNIGTIGHVDHGKTTLTAAISAVLAVKYGGEMKDYDQIDNAPEERERGITIATSHIEYETDKRHYAHVDCPGHADYVKNMITGAAQMDGAILVIAATDGPMAQTREHILLSKQVGVPYIVVFMNKEDQLDEQDKDEMLELVEMEIRELLSTYDFPGDDTPIIAGSAFQALEEAKAGTVGPWAEKVVALMDAVDSYIPTPERDVDQDFLMPVEDVFSISGRGTVVTGRIEKGTIKVGETIEIVGFSDTKTTTVTGVEMFRKEMEQGQAGDNCGILLRGIKKEEVERGQVLCKPKTITPHTKFRCEVYILSKEEGGRHTPFFSGYRPQFYVRTTDVTGSCTLPEGTEMVMPGDNVEMTVELVAPIALDKGTKFAIREGGRTVGAGVVAEIIE; encoded by the coding sequence ATGGCAAAAGAAAAATTTTCAAGAAATAAGCCACACGTTAACATCGGTACAATTGGACACGTTGACCACGGTAAAACTACTTTGACAGCTGCTATTTCTGCTGTTCTTGCAGTAAAATATGGTGGAGAGATGAAAGATTATGATCAAATCGACAATGCTCCAGAAGAAAGAGAAAGAGGTATTACAATTGCTACTTCTCATATCGAGTATGAAACTGATAAAAGACACTATGCACACGTTGATTGTCCAGGACACGCGGATTACGTTAAAAACATGATTACTGGTGCTGCACAAATGGATGGAGCAATCTTAGTTATTGCTGCAACTGATGGACCAATGGCTCAAACAAGAGAGCATATCTTATTATCAAAACAAGTTGGAGTTCCATATATCGTTGTATTTATGAACAAAGAAGATCAACTTGATGAGCAAGACAAAGACGAAATGTTAGAGCTTGTTGAAATGGAAATTAGAGAATTATTATCTACATATGATTTTCCAGGTGATGACACTCCAATTATTGCAGGTTCTGCATTCCAAGCATTAGAAGAAGCTAAAGCTGGAACTGTTGGTCCATGGGCAGAAAAAGTTGTAGCTTTAATGGATGCAGTTGATTCTTATATTCCAACTCCAGAAAGAGATGTTGATCAAGATTTCTTAATGCCAGTTGAAGATGTATTCTCTATCTCAGGAAGAGGAACAGTTGTTACTGGAAGAATTGAAAAAGGAACAATTAAAGTAGGTGAGACTATTGAAATCGTTGGATTCTCTGATACTAAAACAACTACTGTAACTGGTGTTGAAATGTTTAGAAAAGAAATGGAACAAGGTCAAGCTGGAGATAACTGCGGTATTCTTTTAAGAGGAATCAAAAAAGAAGAAGTAGAAAGAGGACAAGTTTTATGTAAACCTAAAACAATTACTCCACATACAAAATTCAGATGTGAAGTGTATATCCTTTCTAAAGAAGAAGGTGGTAGACATACTCCATTCTTCTCAGGATATAGACCACAATTTTATGTAAGAACAACAGACGTAACTGGTTCTTGTACATTACCAGAAGGTACAGAAATGGTTATGCCAGGTGATAATGTAGAAATGACAGTTGAATTAGTTGCTCCAATTGCTCTAGACAAAGGTACTAAATTTGCTATTAGAGAAGGTGGTAGAACTGTAGGTGCTGGAGTTGTTGCTGAAATCATTGAATAA
- the mraY gene encoding phospho-N-acetylmuramoyl-pentapeptide-transferase — protein sequence MFYWFYRHLEINIFQYISVRAGMSFFIAFVLTMYLMPKFISWAKKKKASQPIYELAPESHQTKVGTPTMGGVVFIFSTIIATVLTAKLSNYYVAGGLLCLALFSLIGMQDDYSKISKDKNSAGLSARAKLILQFLCAAIIAFIAYHYGHSSELYTPFYKYPLFNMGILAVVFWMFIIVGSSNAVNLTDGLDGLATVPSIMAFFTLSVLAYVTGHAVFSTYLLLPNIQTVGELAIMGSAICGALIGFLWFNSHPAEIFMGDSGSLPLGAFMGYMAIVAKSEILLLAIGFIFVLETVSVILQVGSYKLRQKRIFLMAPIHHHFEKKGWKENKIIVRFWIIAFMTNLVALLSLKIR from the coding sequence TTGTTTTATTGGTTTTATAGACACCTAGAGATTAACATCTTTCAATATATTTCAGTGAGAGCTGGAATGAGTTTTTTTATAGCTTTTGTTTTAACAATGTATTTAATGCCAAAGTTTATTAGTTGGGCGAAAAAAAAGAAAGCATCGCAGCCAATTTATGAACTTGCGCCTGAAAGTCATCAAACAAAAGTTGGAACCCCAACTATGGGTGGAGTAGTTTTTATTTTTTCAACAATAATTGCTACAGTTCTTACTGCAAAATTAAGTAACTATTATGTTGCAGGTGGCTTATTATGCTTAGCTCTTTTTTCATTAATTGGTATGCAAGATGATTATTCTAAAATATCAAAAGATAAAAATTCAGCAGGTTTGAGTGCAAGAGCAAAACTGATATTACAATTTCTTTGTGCTGCAATTATTGCTTTTATAGCTTATCATTATGGACATTCAAGTGAATTATATACACCTTTTTATAAATACCCTTTATTTAATATGGGAATTTTAGCAGTAGTTTTTTGGATGTTTATTATTGTAGGGTCTTCTAATGCTGTTAATCTAACTGATGGATTAGATGGTTTAGCAACAGTTCCTTCTATAATGGCATTTTTTACTTTATCAGTATTAGCATATGTTACTGGACATGCAGTTTTTTCAACATATTTATTGTTACCAAATATTCAAACTGTAGGTGAATTAGCGATTATGGGAAGTGCAATATGTGGAGCTTTGATTGGATTCTTATGGTTTAACTCTCATCCAGCAGAGATATTTATGGGTGATTCAGGTTCTTTACCTTTAGGTGCATTTATGGGCTATATGGCAATTGTTGCGAAATCAGAAATATTATTATTAGCAATTGGATTTATTTTTGTTTTAGAAACAGTATCTGTAATATTACAAGTTGGTTCTTATAAGTTAAGACAAAAAAGAATATTTTTAATGGCACCTATTCATCACCATTTTGAGAAAAAAGGCTGGAAAGAAAATAAAATTATTGTAAGATTCTGGATTATTGCATTTATGACAAATTTAGTAGCTTTATTAAGTTTAAAAATCAGATAA
- the rplA gene encoding 50S ribosomal protein L1 — protein MAKISKRYKALAEKIENKKYSLAEACDTVKELKSAKFDESVEIALNLNVDPRHADQMIRGAVVLPNGTGKTVRVAVFAKGLKLDEAKAAGADIVGNDDLAEAIQAGNINFDVLIATPDCMGIVGKVGRILGPKGLMPNPKTGTVTMDVTKAVNDAKGGQVTYRVDKKGNMQAAVGKVSFSSEAIRENIAAFVAAINKAKPSTAKGRYITNAAVSLTMSPSIVLDNMELMEIR, from the coding sequence ATGGCAAAAATTTCAAAAAGATATAAAGCATTAGCTGAAAAAATAGAAAATAAAAAATACTCTTTAGCTGAAGCTTGTGATACAGTTAAAGAATTAAAATCAGCTAAATTTGATGAGAGCGTTGAAATCGCACTTAATTTAAATGTAGATCCAAGACATGCTGACCAAATGATTAGAGGTGCGGTTGTACTTCCAAATGGAACTGGTAAAACTGTAAGAGTTGCAGTATTTGCAAAAGGTTTAAAATTGGATGAAGCAAAAGCAGCAGGTGCAGATATTGTTGGTAATGATGATTTAGCAGAAGCTATCCAAGCTGGAAATATCAATTTTGATGTTTTAATTGCAACTCCTGATTGTATGGGAATTGTAGGAAAAGTTGGAAGAATCTTAGGACCAAAAGGTTTAATGCCAAATCCTAAAACTGGAACAGTAACTATGGATGTTACAAAAGCTGTAAATGATGCTAAAGGTGGTCAAGTTACATATAGAGTTGATAAAAAAGGTAATATGCAAGCAGCAGTTGGGAAAGTTTCTTTTTCATCAGAAGCAATTAGAGAAAATATTGCAGCATTTGTGGCGGCAATTAATAAGGCAAAACCATCAACTGCAAAAGGTAGATATATTACTAATGCAGCTGTATCATTAACTATGAGTCCATCAATTGTTTTAGATAATATGGAATTAATGGAAATTAGATAA
- the rpmG gene encoding 50S ribosomal protein L33, which translates to MANAVRIKIGLKCQESGDINYTTWKNPKTHTEKFEVKKYSPRLKKHTLHKEVKLKS; encoded by the coding sequence ATGGCAAATGCAGTAAGAATTAAAATAGGATTAAAATGTCAAGAAAGTGGAGATATTAACTACACTACATGGAAAAATCCAAAAACTCACACTGAAAAGTTTGAGGTAAAAAAATATAGTCCAAGATTAAAAAAACATACTTTGCACAAAGAAGTAAAATTAAAATCTTAA
- the rplL gene encoding 50S ribosomal protein L7/L12 encodes MAISKEDVLEFISGLSVLELSELVKEFEEKFGVSAQPVAVAGGAVAAVEAAEEKTEFDVVILDSGDKKINVIKEIRALTGLGLKEAKDAAEQTPSTIKEGISKADAEAAKAALEAAGAKVEIK; translated from the coding sequence ATGGCAATTTCTAAAGAAGACGTTTTAGAATTTATCTCTGGTTTATCTGTATTAGAATTATCAGAATTAGTTAAAGAATTTGAAGAAAAATTTGGTGTATCTGCTCAACCTGTAGCAGTTGCTGGTGGTGCTGTAGCTGCTGTTGAAGCTGCTGAAGAAAAAACTGAGTTTGATGTTGTTATCTTAGATTCAGGTGATAAAAAAATTAATGTAATTAAAGAAATTAGAGCATTAACTGGTTTAGGATTAAAAGAAGCTAAAGATGCAGCTGAGCAAACTCCTTCTACAATCAAAGAAGGAATTTCAAAAGCGGATGCTGAAGCAGCTAAAGCAGCTTTAGAAGCAGCTGGTGCTAAAGTAGAAATTAAATAA
- the rpoB gene encoding DNA-directed RNA polymerase subunit beta, producing the protein MLNSLKSGNRLRVDFAKNPQQIEIPNLLQLQQTSYDTFLMIGQEERSAAGIEKVFKSIFPIHDVQNRITLDYLGSEVGKPKYDVRESMVRGLTYSIPLKINIRLTLWDLDEKTGEKIGVKDMKEQSLFIREIPLMTDRTSFIVNGVERVVVNQLHRSPGVIFKEEESNTADNKLIYTGQIIPDRGSWLYFEYDAKDVLYVRINKRRKVPVTILFRALGYSKEDIVKLFYPIVNIKVKNNKFLTEFNPDDFMGRIEYDVKDDKGNLVIAAGKRLTLRKAKALIEGGLKLIEYPLEQLMDRSTANTIYDPESGEVLFDALTNLDELKLKKLLDLGFDNFDIANDLAPGIDNSIINAFKADAESLKLLKQTEQIDDENDLSAIRIYKVMRPGEPVTKEAAKDFVKKLFFDPERYDLTKVGRMKMNHKLGVNVPEYVTTLTYEDVIKTVQYLVKVKSGHGHIDDRDHLGNRRIRAIGELLANELHAGLIKMQKAIRDKMTTLSGTLEDIMPHDLVNSKMITSTITEFFTSGQLSQFMDQTNPLSEVTHKRRLSALGEGGLVKERAGFEVRDVHPTHYGRICPVETPEGQNIGLINTLSTFSKVNELGFIEAPYKTVVDGVVTNEIKYYTATQEEGLVIAPGSTKVDENGKIVESLIEARKDGEILLMERSSVDLIDISSQMVMGVAASLIPFLEHDDANRALMGSNMMRQAVPLLRPNAPVVGTGLEKTVARDAWEAIKANRAGLVEKADAKNIYVRGEDENGAFIDHYIVNKNVRTNNNTSFGQRIAVTEGQFVEKGQVIADGPSMDKGELAVGVNAMVAFMPWNGYNYEDAIILSERLIEEDAFTSVHIYEKEVECRELKHGNEEITRDLPGVKEESIVHLDNSGIVKIGTFVKPGMILVGKVTPKGEIKPTPEERLLRAIFGEKAGHVINKSLVCPTSMEGTVVDVKVFTKKGYEKDERAIAEIEAEKAELDLKHHDKLLMLDREEILKINDLLLKSTLIKDVELDDITYKKGETIPVDVLNNVNRFAMKKVVSSYSKEIEKAYNDIKEHFIKQKAHLRDEHEEKLQILEHDDILPSGVIKQVKVYIATKRKIKVGDKMAGRHGNKGIVSNIVPKVDMPYLEDGSTVDVILNPLGVPSRMNIGQILEVHLGLAGKKLGAQIQDIFDAKKADFIAELRTKMSEIASVAKLMNGKAFMDSLSDDELIQYGQDWAKGVRFATQIFDGVKAEEFAKLFELAKIDSDGKCVLYDGKTGDKMKERVNVGYMYMLKLHHLVDEKVHARSTGPYSLVTQQPVGGKALFGGQRFGEMEVWALEAYGATNVLKEMLTTKSDDVEGRTKAYRAIANGENVPNSGVPETFFVLTKELKALALDVEIFGEVENDE; encoded by the coding sequence ATGTTAAACTCTTTAAAATCTGGTAATAGACTTAGAGTTGATTTTGCAAAAAATCCACAACAAATTGAAATTCCAAACTTATTACAACTACAACAAACTTCGTATGATACTTTCTTGATGATAGGTCAAGAAGAGAGATCTGCTGCTGGAATTGAAAAAGTATTTAAATCTATTTTCCCTATACATGACGTTCAAAACAGAATTACACTAGATTATTTAGGTTCAGAAGTAGGTAAACCTAAATATGATGTAAGAGAATCAATGGTTAGAGGATTAACATACTCTATTCCTCTAAAAATCAATATTAGATTAACTTTATGGGATTTAGACGAAAAAACTGGTGAAAAAATCGGTGTTAAAGATATGAAAGAACAATCTTTATTTATTAGAGAAATTCCTTTAATGACTGATAGAACTTCTTTTATAGTTAATGGTGTTGAAAGGGTAGTTGTTAATCAATTACATAGATCACCTGGTGTAATTTTTAAAGAAGAAGAATCAAATACAGCTGACAATAAACTTATTTATACTGGTCAAATTATTCCAGACAGAGGTTCATGGTTATATTTTGAATATGATGCAAAAGATGTATTATATGTAAGAATTAATAAAAGAAGAAAAGTACCAGTTACTATTTTATTTAGAGCATTAGGTTATTCAAAAGAAGATATTGTTAAATTATTCTATCCAATTGTAAATATTAAAGTTAAAAATAATAAATTTTTAACAGAATTTAACCCTGATGATTTTATGGGAAGAATTGAATATGATGTAAAAGATGATAAAGGTAATTTAGTTATTGCTGCTGGAAAAAGATTAACACTTAGAAAAGCAAAAGCTTTAATTGAAGGTGGTTTAAAATTAATTGAATATCCATTGGAACAATTAATGGATAGAAGTACAGCTAATACTATTTATGATCCAGAATCAGGAGAAGTATTATTTGATGCACTAACAAATTTAGATGAATTAAAATTAAAAAAACTTTTAGATTTAGGTTTTGATAATTTTGATATTGCAAATGATTTAGCTCCAGGTATTGATAATTCTATTATTAATGCATTTAAAGCAGATGCAGAATCTTTAAAACTTTTAAAACAAACTGAGCAAATTGATGATGAAAATGATTTATCAGCAATAAGAATCTACAAAGTTATGAGACCAGGTGAACCTGTTACTAAAGAAGCTGCTAAAGATTTCGTTAAAAAATTATTCTTTGATCCAGAAAGATACGACTTAACAAAAGTTGGAAGAATGAAAATGAATCATAAACTTGGTGTTAATGTACCTGAATATGTTACTACTTTAACTTATGAAGATGTTATTAAAACAGTTCAATATTTAGTAAAAGTTAAATCTGGACATGGTCATATTGATGATAGAGATCACTTAGGTAATAGAAGAATTAGAGCAATTGGTGAATTATTAGCAAATGAATTACATGCTGGTTTAATCAAAATGCAAAAAGCAATTAGAGATAAAATGACTACTTTATCTGGTACTTTAGAAGATATTATGCCACATGATTTAGTTAACTCTAAAATGATTACTTCAACAATTACTGAATTCTTTACATCTGGGCAATTATCACAATTTATGGATCAAACTAATCCATTATCTGAAGTTACTCATAAAAGAAGACTATCAGCACTTGGAGAAGGTGGTCTTGTAAAAGAGAGAGCTGGATTTGAAGTAAGGGACGTTCACCCAACTCACTATGGAAGAATTTGTCCTGTTGAAACTCCAGAGGGACAAAATATCGGTCTTATCAATACTTTATCAACTTTCTCTAAAGTTAATGAGTTAGGATTTATCGAAGCTCCATATAAAACAGTTGTTGATGGTGTAGTAACTAATGAAATTAAATACTATACAGCAACTCAAGAAGAGGGATTAGTTATTGCTCCTGGTTCAACAAAAGTTGATGAAAATGGAAAAATTGTTGAATCACTAATTGAAGCTAGAAAAGATGGTGAAATCTTACTAATGGAAAGAAGTAGTGTCGATTTAATTGATATTTCTTCTCAAATGGTTATGGGGGTTGCTGCTTCTTTAATTCCATTCTTAGAACACGATGATGCCAATAGAGCACTTATGGGATCAAACATGATGCGACAAGCTGTTCCATTATTAAGACCAAATGCACCTGTTGTGGGTACTGGTTTAGAAAAAACAGTTGCAAGAGATGCATGGGAAGCTATTAAAGCAAATAGAGCTGGACTTGTTGAAAAAGCTGATGCTAAAAACATTTATGTTAGAGGTGAAGATGAAAATGGTGCTTTCATTGATCATTATATTGTAAATAAAAATGTAAGAACAAATAATAATACATCATTTGGACAAAGAATAGCTGTAACTGAAGGTCAATTTGTTGAAAAAGGTCAAGTTATTGCGGATGGTCCATCTATGGATAAAGGTGAATTAGCTGTTGGTGTTAATGCAATGGTTGCATTCATGCCATGGAATGGATATAACTATGAGGATGCTATTATCTTATCTGAAAGATTAATAGAAGAAGATGCATTTACATCAGTTCACATTTATGAAAAAGAAGTTGAATGTAGAGAATTAAAACATGGTAATGAAGAAATAACAAGAGATTTACCAGGTGTTAAAGAAGAATCAATTGTTCATTTAGATAATTCAGGTATTGTAAAAATTGGAACTTTTGTTAAACCAGGAATGATTTTAGTTGGAAAAGTAACTCCAAAAGGTGAAATTAAACCAACTCCAGAAGAAAGATTATTAAGAGCAATTTTTGGTGAAAAAGCAGGTCATGTTATTAATAAATCATTAGTATGCCCTACATCAATGGAAGGTACGGTTGTTGATGTAAAAGTATTTACTAAAAAAGGTTATGAAAAAGACGAAAGAGCAATAGCTGAAATTGAAGCAGAAAAAGCAGAATTAGATTTAAAACATCATGATAAATTATTAATGCTTGATAGAGAAGAAATTTTAAAAATAAATGATTTATTATTAAAATCAACTTTAATAAAAGATGTTGAACTTGATGATATCACATATAAAAAAGGTGAAACAATTCCTGTTGATGTATTAAACAATGTTAATAGATTTGCAATGAAAAAAGTTGTTTCATCTTATTCAAAAGAGATTGAAAAAGCTTATAATGATATTAAAGAACATTTTATTAAACAGAAAGCTCATTTAAGAGATGAACACGAAGAAAAACTTCAAATTTTAGAACATGATGATATTTTACCTAGTGGTGTTATTAAACAAGTAAAAGTTTATATTGCAACTAAAAGAAAAATTAAAGTTGGGGATAAAATGGCTGGACGTCATGGAAACAAAGGTATCGTTTCTAATATCGTTCCAAAAGTTGATATGCCTTATTTAGAAGATGGATCTACAGTTGATGTTATTCTAAATCCTCTAGGGGTTCCATCTAGGATGAATATCGGACAAATTCTTGAAGTTCATTTAGGTTTAGCTGGTAAAAAATTGGGAGCTCAAATTCAAGATATTTTTGATGCTAAAAAAGCTGATTTTATTGCTGAATTAAGAACTAAAATGAGCGAAATTGCTTCTGTTGCAAAATTAATGAATGGAAAAGCATTTATGGATTCATTAAGTGATGATGAATTAATTCAATATGGTCAAGATTGGGCAAAAGGTGTAAGATTTGCTACACAAATTTTTGATGGTGTTAAAGCAGAAGAATTTGCAAAACTGTTTGAATTAGCAAAAATTGATAGTGATGGTAAATGTGTTCTTTACGATGGAAAAACTGGTGATAAAATGAAAGAAAGAGTAAATGTTGGTTATATGTATATGCTTAAACTTCACCACTTAGTTGATGAAAAAGTTCATGCAAGATCTACTGGACCATACTCTTTAGTTACGCAACAACCAGTTGGAGGAAAAGCTCTATTTGGTGGACAAAGATTTGGAGAGATGGAAGTTTGGGCATTAGAAGCTTATGGTGCAACAAATGTACTTAAAGAAATGCTTACAACGAAATCTGATGATGTTGAAGGAAGAACTAAAGCTTATAGAGCAATAGCAAATGGTGAAAATGTTCCAAATTCAGGTGTACCTGAAACATTCTTCGTATTAACAAAAGAGTTAAAAGCTCTAGCTTTAGATGTAGAGATTTTTGGAGAGGTAGAAAACGATGAGTAA
- the murD gene encoding UDP-N-acetylmuramoyl-L-alanine--D-glutamate ligase, giving the protein MKINNKKIRILGKGITALALKDKFPNATLYDDKDFDTYDKSSDELTVVSPGIPPYNKMVLNSNNVISDYDLFQDIMPFSIWISGTNGKTTTTQMCQHLLNEYDSVCGGNIGIPLSHLDENKKIWILETSSFTLHYTYKSKPNIYLLLPITEDHITWHGSFEEYKNAKLKPLELMNENDVAIIPSEFKDFKTDAFVITYNNSDDLCNHFGFDKSKINFKEPFLLDAILAMVTRKIIFDEINYDLINQFKIDKHKVEEFFDKKNRLWIDDSKATNVDATINGLTPYRKDNLHLILGGDDKGANLKPLFENINNLDLIVYAIGSNTDKIVDYCNEYSIKVEKCNYLYIAVEKMSNNMKEKSIGILSPAAASLDQFKSYAHRGNEFKELVNSLSKY; this is encoded by the coding sequence ATGAAAATAAATAACAAAAAAATAAGAATTTTAGGCAAAGGTATCACTGCATTAGCTTTAAAAGATAAATTTCCTAACGCTACATTATATGACGACAAAGATTTTGATACATATGATAAAAGTAGTGATGAATTAACTGTTGTAAGTCCTGGAATTCCACCTTATAATAAAATGGTTTTAAATTCAAATAATGTAATTAGTGACTATGATTTATTTCAAGATATTATGCCTTTTTCTATTTGGATATCTGGAACAAATGGAAAAACAACTACAACACAAATGTGTCAACACTTATTAAATGAATATGATTCGGTTTGTGGTGGAAATATTGGAATACCATTAAGTCATTTAGATGAAAATAAAAAGATATGGATTTTAGAAACTTCATCTTTTACTTTACATTATACTTATAAGTCAAAACCTAATATTTATTTATTATTGCCAATAACAGAAGATCATATAACTTGGCATGGTTCTTTTGAAGAATATAAAAATGCAAAATTAAAACCTCTTGAATTAATGAATGAAAATGATGTAGCAATCATCCCTTCTGAATTTAAAGATTTTAAAACAGATGCTTTTGTTATAACATATAATAATAGTGATGATTTATGTAATCATTTTGGTTTTGATAAATCTAAAATTAATTTTAAAGAGCCATTTCTTTTAGATGCAATTTTAGCAATGGTTACAAGAAAAATTATATTTGATGAAATTAATTATGATTTAATAAACCAATTTAAAATAGATAAACATAAAGTTGAAGAATTTTTTGATAAAAAAAATAGATTATGGATTGATGATAGCAAAGCAACAAATGTTGATGCGACTATAAATGGTTTAACTCCATATAGAAAAGATAATTTACATCTTATATTAGGTGGAGATGATAAAGGTGCAAATTTAAAACCTTTGTTTGAAAATATAAACAATCTAGATTTAATTGTTTATGCAATTGGAAGTAACACAGATAAAATAGTTGATTATTGTAATGAATATTCAATAAAAGTAGAAAAATGTAATTATTTATATATTGCAGTAGAAAAAATGAGTAATAATATGAAAGAAAAAAGTATAGGTATTTTATCTCCAGCTGCTGCATCATTGGATCAATTTAAGTCTTATGCACATCGTGGTAATGAATTTAAAGAATTAGTAAATAGTTTAAGCAAATATTAA